From Scatophagus argus isolate fScaArg1 chromosome 2, fScaArg1.pri, whole genome shotgun sequence:
TGCCCTACTTCTGATCTAACCTGTGTTTCACAAGCCTCTTTTCCACTGAGGATTTCTTTGTTTGGTCTTTATAAGAAGCTGAAACATAATCCTGGAGAATTCTGACCCTATTCTAACACCTATCTGCACCTGTACCAGAGTACTGGACTGTAACAGAGACATAGTCTATCTTTACAGATAGACGTGTCATCAAACCCTAATGTGAGGTGTAGTTATTAATTGCAAACAATCTAAGCCCTATTGCTTATTGTTTTTTGGTACACTTCCCACCCAACTGCCACATCATGCATCTGTGTTAACCAATGATGATCAAGGACCACCAAGGGCAAAGAAGCAACGTAATGGACAATGAATCACATTACGAATTTGTGAGTCTCTTTCTGAGAAGCCGAGACTAAACTGGAAGCTTTGAAAGCTGTAGACACATGAATATCATCATGTCTaagtatttatgtatttagttGCAGCACTAGTTtaaatgtacactatatagacaaaagtatcctgACATATTtctttatggggttgtttttcagggcttgggCTTGGCCActtacctccagtgaagggaaatcttaatgcctcagcccaccgagacattttggacaattttaTGCTTccactttgtggcaacagtttctTTTCTATCCCTTTCTATGACTGTGCCTTAATGCCCAAAgtaaggtccataaagacatggttggatgcGTTTGGtaggaagaacttgactggcccgcacTGTGTGGgcccatccaacacctttgggatgaactgcaaCGAAGATTGTGggccagaccttttggtccagcatcagtgtcagACCTCACagatgctctactgcatgaaaggGGAAAAATTCCCACACAAGAGAGAGCAAGCTTAAACATGATAGATTATTGACTTTATGAGGTGGGTCTTCTGTCTTCCTGATGCTGGTTAAGTCGAGCCCTGAAGCCCCGCCCCCACTGCCGTGCAGCGCTTGACCTTTGCTCCCCAGACACCCACCTGCAAAATGTGAAGTAGCTCGAGATACttcaagacagacagacagagatttttttttttttttttgcttttgtttttagaagTGTTGCATAACAGCTGAAGTTCAAGAGTAAAAACACTGGGTCTATACAATGATGCAGATACTGGAGGCGCTGCCTGAAAGACGCTACTGAGGGGAACTAAAAGCCCACGTGCAGTTCCGTCCTGCTCTCCACTACCGACAACGGAAGTTTAATTAGGCTACTTGGCCAGGGCACGTGTTAACGTATTGTCTGTTATGTTTGTTTAGAGATGCGAGTTAACTTTACGGAGGACACATGAAGCGTCTTTTGGCATCCAAACAGCAGCTTTTAGCTTGTAGGTATCTATTGAGGAAAGTACCAAACAGACCCGTGAAGGCCTGCAATGGTGAAtgaaggtttttgttgttgttcatttcgaggttttttttttcctgtcagatcTTATGTATGCGAGCTGGAGACTTAAATTTCAGAGCTGTGGGGAGAATTGGTTAAATTAAGTCCACTATTGTAAGATTGCAGACAGTTCAGTTCTGTGAGACCATTTTTGCCTGTCAGTGCATTAGTTTGCTGTGTTTAAACAGCACTGCTCCTGACTGACTGCTAAactataatgataataatgataatttgtTAACTCTGATGTGACATGTGTCCAGTTTCAGAGCTCTCTGTGCCCGTCCCCTGGGGAGAGATCAGAGGTAAAGTGTGGGGTCCTGACCACGGTCATCCTGTGCTGTGCCTGCACGGCTGGGCTGACAACTGTGGTACATTCAACACCCTCATTCCCCTTCTACCCAAAGGTAATCATCCATAGAGgtttgagtaaaaaaaaaaaagaactgcttTGTAATATGGTAATCATTATATAAACGGAGACAGTGTTCAGTCGATACACCtacaattaattaattcaagGGCAGAAATGATTACTTAATTGATTAGTGAgcttaaaaaaatgtgatgcataGATACTtaagtactgtacttcagtaGCCTTTCCAGGAAACGTAGTAAATAATTGATAAAATGTAGACCCACTCACAGTTGTAATGTACGTGTTTGGCGTGAGGCGTCTTTTCCCCTGAGTGTGTTGTTtactctctctgtcctctcagaCTGCAGATATGTGACATTGGACCTGGCAGGTCACGGCCTCTCGTCACATCGTCCTCCTGGAGTTTTCTATCATTTTCCTGACTACTTGGCAGATATACGCAGAATTGTTGATGGTGTGTGAGTTGAAAAAGTTGCAGAATAATTTTTAGCCAAGCCCTCATTGTTCCTGTGTGTAACTATGATTAAACCACACTTTAGACTTTtggcaataaaaacattttttttctgtgtggagATACCCTCCTGTTTGATGATCTGTGAAATTGACTccaacagctctgcagctgaaGGAATTCTCAATAATAGGCCACAGTATGGGTGAGTGCATCTTTACATGAGAGTTTATCTTCATCTGTGTTGTACATGTTGCTTTGTTACAAAGTCATTTAAAATCCCACTGGGACCTTGTTTTATTTACAGGAGGTGACATTGGTGCGATGGTAAGAGTCAGTGTTTCACCAAACTCTTCTCTGCGTCTTATCTCTTTCTTAACATAATATAcagagattatttttctgtgttcccATATGATTTTAGATTGTGCTCCCCACAGTTCACTTCGCTATATCCTGAGATGGTGGATGCTCTCATACTTCTGGATGTTTACGGGTTCCTTCCTACAGATTCAGTATGGACCATTTTGACTCCTCAAATTACTGTAGAGCTGTCATAGTTTGTGTGGGTAAAAGCAGATCAGACACCTAGAagaaaagtcatgtttttttttattttgaattttcaaattttgttcattcagctcttccacagcttgtttttttcGTAGATTTTTCGTTTCCCAAAATAAAGGCCAAAATAATGTTTCAGCAGGTAGACAGTGGcaggaaaaacttccttttaacaggaggaaaccttgagcaggacccggctcacaaaggagaaccatcctgctgatagacggctgggtgaagggaggggaagaggaggtagacagagaggatgaacgagagagagaaagaaacatacatgtttCATACATCTTTTTAGTCATTTGCTGTATTTAGTGTCATAAAAAAGAGCTCTGCTGTACTTCCCACAATGTCAgttgtctctttttctgcagAAAGAAATATCCAAAGTGATGAGGCAGGGGATGGATGAGATGCTTCAGTATGAAAAAAGGacagatgagaagaaaagagtTTACACTTACGAGAAGGCGGTTGAGAGGTATCACCCGTCCATTTATGAAGGACATCAGAGTTCTAATAATCCTCCTATCCTCAGCTGtctaaaatactaaaatattttatttcttccagGCTGTTGGCTGCAAACCCGACTCTGTCTGAACAGTCTGTGCACATCCTATTAGAGAGAGGTCTAGTTCAAGTTGACGGAGGTGCATCTTTATCTTTTATTCTCCTCTCAGAGAGAAATAATCTCACTTTGCTTGCTCTCATCTGCCGgcagctgaatgtttttctcttctgcagGATTTGTGTTCTCCAGAGACCTGCGACTTAACTTTGTAGGTCTTTTTTAACCTGCCAAACCTCCCTCCCCCTACATtcaccacctcctctctgtgaacttgtatttttttccactggagGTTTAGCATTCAGTTCATaaagcaaatgtgttttattttatgttttcagaaaaGCATAGTGCGCTTCAGTTTGGAGCAGAATCTGGAGATGCAGTCGAGGATTCAAGCTTCTGTTCTAGTTGTTCTGTAAGATATTAATCTCTACACTGAAACTGATATTTGCATTATAGTGTTATGACAAAGTGATGAAAGACTTTAATTGCTGGCATGCAATAGCAAATGTTCTGGGTAGAAAAACAGCTAATAAATCATGTCTTTCTTTAATATGTTCAAGTTATAAATCTGTCTGTATCGTAGCAGCATACTTAACCTTTCATCTCACTGTGTATATTATCTTTCCTCACATTGAAAATGGTCAAAATCTCATTCTTCCAGAGCAGAAACAGGCTTTAACAGAATGTTTTCTGAACCAACTCAGAATAAATTGGCCTCAACAATTCTTCAGCGTTTGCGGGATAGAAATGTGAGTTTGCGataaagtgaaaatacaaaatgtgtgaagtggttttgttttgattatatTTCCATCTTAGTGGTCACTGATTCTGCATATCTGCAGTTAATAtccctttctgtttgtgtttgtttcagcacACAGTGGTGACTGTGCCCGGCGATCATCACGTCCATCTGAATCAGCCTGAGGTCGTCGCTCCATTTGTGTCCGACTTCCTGCAAACCAAAGTCCTCTCACGGTCGACTAACCGAGAGCACAAGTTATAAACTACAAGTcaatttctgctgttgtttacaagtacaaactgtgtgtttacagtaacaAAAGTCCCAtaaagtgctttaaaaacaCTACATAATTCCTGTTGAAATGAGTTTGTGTGACAGGATGTTAGATGTTGAGGAATCAGCCTTCACTGTTTTAACTTAACTGtcctttattttaaatttattgacatatttttaatatgttgGATCCATTTTTAGTCACATCCACCAAGTGCAGTGAGAGGTCACCACTGCAGATTGACTATTTTTCAAGAGTTAAATTTCAAGGGTGTTTAAGGACTCATTTCAGGGTAGAGTGTGAGTTTCCATCACAACTTCACCAAAGTCCAAAGtggatggaggagggaaaagtCTAATTTCAAGGTGTCCTCCTGGAAATGATTGAGCAGAGGTTGTATGTCTCCAGTATCCTCATCTCGTCTCGCGATGTCCTCAGTTCATCGATGATGGCTCACTGAAGATCTGTCTCCTTCTGTGTGAAATGCCACATCTGCCCCTTTTCGTTTTTGATGCCAGAAGTGGAGGTGGTCTTTGTTAGAGGTGGTCCTCCTCTATTATGAATCACTGTAGGAAATAGCGTGTTTTTTACGGGATCTTCAACAAACTGGGTGTGAAAAACGTTTGACGTTTTGGGAACACGTGTTCTTTTTATTGATAAAAGTTAGTGATAAGATGAAGCTTTAAGCTGATATTGATCTGCTCATATAAGAAGTGAAATATTGGCCAAAATGACAActctgaatgtaaaaatatttatgtttttcaataTTTTCCACATAATGTCCATTAATGGCCAAATTATACTTTGTGACTTGGAtgcagaaaaaagcaaaactggGGACTTTACAGCTTGTCTCACAAATACAAGCTAAATGCGTAGGctacttttgtccatatggttTATGTGGTCTCCAGCCTTTCACTGATATTCTGGGCACCAAGCACACATGGTGTTATATTGTAAATGAGTGCATATCAGAAGATTTTATTCAGTGATGTGTAATTATTAAGGCCAAACAGGCCACAATTGAACTTTAGTAAGAAAGTTTGatcttaaattttaaatgactCAAATTTCATACTAAAAGATTTGATTGGTCAAGCTTGTTGTGGCTGCACATATCTTGAGGTACAGCTGGGCAGCACAATGTATTCTAGAGCTTATCTCATTACAGAGGAAAGAATGAGTTGCAGTGTTGTTCTCGGATGACAAGCTTTTTCCCTGCCTCATTGCTCCTGCAGGAGACTGCCTGACAGGTAAGACTGAGGGACAAAATCGCATAAAGTAGAATTATCTGATCAAAGGTAAGCGCCACCCCAGCAGTGTGTGATGATTGGCCATAAATGTAGCCTGTTATTCTGAACATCCAATAAAAAAGTTTGTAGCAGAAAATCACGTTGCTCTTGTGTACCAAAGGTCAGAGGTTGCGTTTCAGTCCTCACATGGacatttcagcatttgttttatttgaatactCAGCTTTGCAGgcaagacacaaacaaaatgtcatctaCAATGATACAAACAGGTAGTTTGCTTCCAGTAAATATCTGTCagatctgtgtttctgtgttgctttCTGAGGTTGTGACATGTGTCCAGTTTCAGAGCTCTCAGTGCCCATCGCATGGGGAGAAATCAGAGGTAAAGTGTGGGGTCCTGATCACGGTCATCCTGTGTTGTGCCTGCACGGCTGGGCTGACAACTGTGGTACATTCAACACCCTCATTCCCCTTCTACCCAAAGGTAAACTTTGACAAAAGGtatttaaacagcattttaaggAGGGGGGCATTGGCAAAATCAAACTGTGTCTCAGATCCACACTACATATTGATTCTAAGCACATTTGCTTAGGTACAAActagaaaagtgaaaataaagaacACTCAAAACAGACAGCATGTAAATACTGTTTGATTTTGCTGGCTAGCTAACATCTTCTCCTACAGGCTGATCTTGAGTTCTCTCCAATGTGGATTTTTCATCCCTCTTTGTCCTCCCTGTCAGAGTGCAGATACGTGATGGTGGATCTGGCTGGTCACGGCTTGTCCTCCCATCGTCCTCCTGGAGTTTTCTACTCTTTTTTTGCATATGTGGCAGATGTACGCAGAGTGGTTGACGGTGTGTAAGTTCAAGAGGTTGTAGGACCTCTTTTAGTTTCCCTCAGATCTCTTCAGGGCTCTGATGTCTCTCTGTGAATCAGAGCTGTTACAGTAAACTACAGCTGTAAGTGAAACTGGGTTTAATTCCTGCAGGTCTCCAATGGACAAAATTCTCCATCATAGGCCACAGTATGGGTGAGTCCAACACCatgcaaacaatgcaaaaatataaataatacaccTGATTCACTACTGACACTGTGCTTTTTTTACATCTTCTACcataaagctgcaaagctgattGACAAGTCTAGAGAAAGTCAATCAACAATTAATCACTTATGGTTCCAACTTCTCAAATAGTTTGgtggagactttttttttattatttatttatttttttgtattttttattgttgcaAATTAAAAGCCTTTGTGTTTAGGACCACTGGTAAGACTAAATAAGGAATGAGAAGATGCTACCTTGAGTAtttctcacttttgttttagacattaatttttcaaaaaaaaaaatcaacaaattaatgAGTGATGAAAATATGTGTTAGTGTTAGGTACAGCCTTACAACCAATGTTGGAATCTCAATGAAAGAAAGTCAATAACAAAAAGATTTTGGACAAGAGCTTTGAGCACAATCATTTGTTCATTCTCCTACAGGTGGTAACATCGCTGCAATGGTAACTAAGATTCATCACATGcaatttttcactgtttttacacaAAATACAGACACTATCTTTATTATCTTGTATGGTATCATGTTTATCATATTGTGGTTTTCACAGTTCAGTGCACTGTATCCTGAGATGGTGGATGCCATCATACTTCTGGACACTTTTGGATTTTTACCCACAGATCCAGTAGGCTACTTCTCTGGTTTTAATTATCATTACACTTTGTATGCagcctttaaaaagaaagataatACTGTCAATGTCTTTTGCAAATATTATCACATTATTCCTCAGTTATCTTAATGTTCCACTGCCGTCAATAGTTTTTGACCTTCTCacctctttgtttcttttcctgcagAAAGAAATATCCAAAGTGATGAGGCAGGGGATGGATGAGATGCTTCAGTATGAGAAAAAgatggaagagaagaagagagttTACACTTATGAGAAGGCGGTTGAGAGGTATTACATCACTCCAGTTCAAGTTACATAAACCATCATTCATGTTGGATGTTTTGAAGTAAGTTTAAAGGGTGATCTCCACTGACTtcacacatcaaagtctgtttactGGTGTTGGGTAGTATTATTCAAAGTTGTACAAAACCTTTTTCTGATCAGTTGCTTCAAGTCATGTCATTTAAGTCAGTATTGGTTgtgtctgaagactgaaaatgaaaagaaaaaaaattagctGGCATTGTGGgtttccaaaaaaataaaaagctcaccagacctctgtagcccactcctcatctctgcttgaggctaCATTAGCTGCTACTAGCATTTGAAATTCCTGCTGAACTTGCAACAGTGAAGTTTCACTGTGGGTCATATAGACAATAGGTTTTGTCAAGGAAGAAGAAtgtttggaataaaaaagaCATGCTTCATCTTCAGtgatgcttttttatttttttaaactgttcatGATGGATCTGGCATGTTATATGAGTGTGATGCTAAATCTCTGAGTGTATCTGTGAGTACTTAACACGATACAATAAATCAcaattgttttatttcttccagGCTGTTGGCTGCAAACCCGACTCTGTCTGAACAGTCTGTGCACATCCTATTAGAGAGAGGTCTAGTTCAAGTTGACGGAGGTGCATCTTTATCTTTTATTCTCCTCTCAGAGAGAAATATTCTCACTTTGCTTCCTCTCATCTGCCGgcagctgaatgtttttctcttctgcagGATTTGTGTTCTCCAGAGACCTGCGACTTAACTTTGTAGGTCTTCTTTAACCTGCCAAACCTCCCTCCCCCTACATTCACCACCTCCTCTGTTAacttatatttttttccactggagGTTTAGCATTCAGTTCATaaagcaaatgtgttttattttatgttttcagaaaaacatAGTGCGCATCAGTTTGGAGCAGAGTCTGGAGATGCAGTCGAGGATTCAAGCTTCTGTTCTAGTTGTTCTGTAAGATATTAATCTCTACActgaaactgatattttattcataattttaGAACTTACTATACTTTTAACATATGAACATGTAAATCCTATGTCCCCATGTGCCTAATGTATGAACTATTTAATGTGTGCTAATCATCATAAATTGTCAAAGCACATCatactaaaatgtgttttcagagcGGACAAAGGCTTTGGTGCAACATTTCCAGACTCACGCCGTCAGGAATTGTCCTCCACACTTCTCCAAGCCTATCGTGACAGAAATGTGAGTTTAAatcttgggggaaaaaaaatctaaacagaTGCTGAAAGAAAAGGGTAAAGGTTGAACATACAGACTGCAACAACCCATCATCTGTGTGAGGTGAAGTCACTAAACTGCATTCTTTGGATctgatgtgtgtgacagacCTGATTCACTCTGCGCCAACATGTAGACTAAAACAAGCAATGTTGTcacagggatcaataaagtatttctgattctgatactgaaacactgtctgtctgtccaggtgTGTGTCAGACACCTGCACAGATCTTAAAGTGGCACCATAGTAAAAGCTCAATATCTGAGAATAAACAGAAAGTACAACAAGAGAATGAGATGAGGAGAGAATAGAAGGTAAAACGTGAGAGAAAAGATCTTTCAAAGTTTAAGTATTGGGTTATGAAAACTCACTGCATCActgaacaacacaaagaaacttGAGctataagaaaaacattttcaacttaTCCTTGATTTTACTCAAGTGTTGGTcattatttctctctcacagcACACGGTGGTGACCGTGCCAGGTGATCATCACGTCCATCTGAATCATCCTGAAGTCATTGCTCCTCTGGTTTCTAACTTCCTGCAGACCAAAGTGATCTAAAACAGGCACACAagtcataacacacacacacagtcatgtttccatcagttttggggacattacattaatttcctggaggctaAACCACTGcctgaccataacaataaaatattacttgcctaatcctaatccttaCCTGAACTTAACCCTAACTTttaccctaatatttaatgatttacgtttTGTGAgcataagtaaggcaggtcctcacaaagtgactgtgtaaacagatttgtgtccccacaactacaggacacatacacacacacacacattttcaatgtgaaatttcacactcacacacagtgcactGAGAGAAAAGTCATTAACATAATGTTCTCTGTCCTGAAATGCCACTATTTGTGCAGTACTGTTTACAGTACTGTTTGTgcatttaatgcatttaattGTGTTTAGTTGTCCTCATTTCACTGTGATGACAGGTGTTTATGATACCTTCTGCCTTGAAATAATTATTGCAATTTTGTTCATGTCATGcgttttttttctaattttaatttcaattttttaatGCCTCTAAAAACCACCAGGGGcgatgatgaaaataatatattaattGTTACAAAGTCCTCCAGTTCAACACAGCATATCATAAAATCAGatcaaattaattacatttttagatAAAGTCGATTAATACAGATGCCAATAATGttagataaaagaaagaaaaagacaaggcTTCCTAGTTCTGATCCTAACAAAGTGTGAGATGTTGCCTTTTATTAATACATTGCATTGTTGTCTGCTATAGCGAGATctgattcaaaataaaatgactaaaattCTCCAATGTTCATTTAAATTCTTTATGTAGCGTATGTAATATGTCATCAGTTCTGTTTGACGCTGATCTGTTTATCTCAGCTGCTTTTCATGAATCTGATGCTTGTGCCGAACGAGCTAAAAATGGCAGTCATTAAAAGGGATGACATCCTCTGACAACTTTTCATTATGTAGGTC
This genomic window contains:
- the LOC124071390 gene encoding serine hydrolase-like protein isoform X1 — translated: MKRLLASKQQLLACRYLLRKVPNRPVKACNVSELSVPVPWGEIRGKVWGPDHGHPVLCLHGWADNCGTFNTLIPLLPKDCRYVTLDLAGHGLSSHRPPGVFYHFPDYLADIRRIVDALQLKEFSIIGHSMGGDIGAMFTSLYPEMVDALILLDVYGFLPTDSKEISKVMRQGMDEMLQYEKRTDEKKRVYTYEKAVERLLAANPTLSEQSVHILLERGLVQVDGGFVFSRDLRLNFKSIVRFSLEQNLEMQSRIQASVLVVLAETGFNRMFSEPTQNKLASTILQRLRDRNHTVVTVPGDHHVHLNQPEVVAPFVSDFLQTKVLSRSTNREHKL
- the LOC124071390 gene encoding serine hydrolase-like protein isoform X2, which translates into the protein MKRLLASKQQLLAFSELSVPVPWGEIRGKVWGPDHGHPVLCLHGWADNCGTFNTLIPLLPKDCRYVTLDLAGHGLSSHRPPGVFYHFPDYLADIRRIVDALQLKEFSIIGHSMGGDIGAMFTSLYPEMVDALILLDVYGFLPTDSKEISKVMRQGMDEMLQYEKRTDEKKRVYTYEKAVERLLAANPTLSEQSVHILLERGLVQVDGGFVFSRDLRLNFKSIVRFSLEQNLEMQSRIQASVLVVLAETGFNRMFSEPTQNKLASTILQRLRDRNHTVVTVPGDHHVHLNQPEVVAPFVSDFLQTKVLSRSTNREHKL
- the LOC124071412 gene encoding serine hydrolase-like protein isoform X1, whose product is MSSTMIQTVSELSVPIAWGEIRGKVWGPDHGHPVLCLHGWADNCGTFNTLIPLLPKECRYVMVDLAGHGLSSHRPPGVFYSFFAYVADVRRVVDGLQWTKFSIIGHSMGGNIAAMFSALYPEMVDAIILLDTFGFLPTDPKEISKVMRQGMDEMLQYEKKMEEKKRVYTYEKAVERLLAANPTLSEQSVHILLERGLVQVDGGFVFSRDLRLNFKNIVRISLEQSLEMQSRIQASVLVVLADKGFGATFPDSRRQELSSTLLQAYRDRNHTVVTVPGDHHVHLNHPEVIAPLVSNFLQTKVI
- the LOC124071412 gene encoding serine hydrolase-like protein isoform X2; amino-acid sequence: MSSTMIQTELSVPIAWGEIRGKVWGPDHGHPVLCLHGWADNCGTFNTLIPLLPKECRYVMVDLAGHGLSSHRPPGVFYSFFAYVADVRRVVDGLQWTKFSIIGHSMGGNIAAMFSALYPEMVDAIILLDTFGFLPTDPKEISKVMRQGMDEMLQYEKKMEEKKRVYTYEKAVERLLAANPTLSEQSVHILLERGLVQVDGGFVFSRDLRLNFKNIVRISLEQSLEMQSRIQASVLVVLADKGFGATFPDSRRQELSSTLLQAYRDRNHTVVTVPGDHHVHLNHPEVIAPLVSNFLQTKVI
- the LOC124071390 gene encoding serine hydrolase-like protein isoform X3: MKRLLASKQQLLACRYLLRKVPNRPVKACNVSELSVPVPWGEIRGKVWGPDHGHPVLCLHGWADNCGTFNTLIPLLPKDCRYVTLDLAGHGLSSHRPPGVFYHFPDYLADIRRIVDALQLKEFSIIGHSMGGDIGAMFTSLYPEMVDALILLDVYGFLPTDSKEISKVMRQGMDEMLQYEKRTDEKKRVYTYEKAVERLLAANPTLSEQSVHILLERGLVQVDGGFVFSRDLRLNFKSIVRFSLEQNLEMQSRIQASVLVVLTQW